One segment of Tenrec ecaudatus isolate mTenEca1 chromosome 1, mTenEca1.hap1, whole genome shotgun sequence DNA contains the following:
- the WDR83OS gene encoding PAT complex subunit Asterix encodes MSANNMSDPRRPNKVLRYKPPPSECNPALDDPTPDYMNLLGMIFSMCGLMLKLKWCAWVAVYCSFISFANSRSSEDTKQMMSSFMLSISAVVMSYLQNPQPMTPPW; translated from the exons ATGTCTGCGAACAATATGTCGGACCCACGGAGGCCCAACAAAGTGTTGCG GTACAAGCCTCCGCCGAGCGAGTGTAACCCGGCCTTGGACGATCCGACGCCGGACTACATGAACCTACTCGGCATGATCTTTAGCATGTGCGGACTCATGCTCAAG CTGAAATGGTGTGCTTGGGTTGCTGTCTACTGCTCCTTCATCAGCTTCGCCAATTCCCGGAGTTCAGAGGATACCAAGCAGATGATGAGTAGCTTTAT GTTGTCCATCTCGGCGGTGGTGATGTCCTATCTACAGAACCCTCAACCCATGACGCCCCCCTGGTGA
- the WDR83 gene encoding WD repeat domain-containing protein 83 → MAFPEPKPRAPELPRKRLKTLDCGQGAVRAVRFNVDGNYCLTCGSDKTLKLWNPLRGTLLRTYSGHGYEVLDAAGSFDNSSLCSGGGDKAVVLWDVASGQVIRKFRGHAGKVNTVQFNEEATVILSGSIDSSIRCWDCRSRKPEPVQKLDEARDGVSSLKVSDHEILAGSVDGRVRRYDLRVGQLFSDYVGSPITCICFSRDGQCTLVSSLDSTLRLLDKDTGELLGEYTGHKNQEYKLDCCLSERDTHVVSCSEDGKVFFWDLVEGSQALALPVGPGVVQSLAFHPTEPCLLTAMGGSVHCWREESYEAEGGTG, encoded by the exons ATGGCTTTCCCCGAGCCGAAGCCGCGGGCGCCGGAGCTGCCGCGGAAACGGCTGAAGACGCTGGACTGCGGGCAGGGGGCGGTGCGCGCCGTGCGCTTTAACG TGGATGGCAACTACTGCCTGACGTGCGGCAGCGACAAGACCCTGAAGCTGTGGAACCCGCTGCGGGGGACGCTGCTGCGAACGTACAGCGGCCACGGCTACGAGGTGCTGGACGCGGCCGG CTCCTTTGACAACAGCAGTCTCTGCTCCGGCGGCGGGGACAAGGCCGTGGTGCTGTGGGATGTGGCGTCCGGTCAGGTCATCCGCAAATTTCGAGGGCACGCGGGG AAGGTGAACACCGTGCAGTTCAATGAAGAGGCCACGGTGATCCTATCCG GCTCTATCGATTCGAGCATCCGCTGTTGGGACTGCCGCTCCAGGAAGCCTGAGCCAGTGCAGAAGCTGGATGAGGCCAGGGATGGCGTCTCCAGCCTGAAGGTGTCGGACCACGAGATCCTGGCAGG CTCTGTGGACGGCCGTGTGAGGCGCTACGACTTGAGGGTGGGGCAGCTCTTCTCAGACTACGTGGGCA gCCCCATCACCTGCATCTGCTTCAGCCGCGATGGGCAGTGTACCCTGGTATCCAGCCTAGACTCCACACTGCGGCTTCTAGATAAAGACACAGGGGAACTGCTGGGAGA GTACACAGGCCACAAGAACCAGGAATACAAGCTGGACTGCTGCCTGAGTGAGCGCGACACGCACGTGGTCAGCTGCTCTGAAGACGGAAAGGTGTTCTTCTGGGACCTGGTGGAg GGTTCGCAGGCGCTGGCCCTGCCCGTGGGACCCGGAGTGGTGCAGTCGCTGGCCTTCCACCCCACCGAGCCCTGCCTGCTGACGGCCATGGGAGGCAGCGTCCACTGCTGGCGGGAAGAGTCCTACGAAGCGGAAGGTGGGACAGGCTGA
- the DHPS gene encoding deoxyhypusine synthase isoform X2: MEGASEEVPGAALAAVLKRSSVMPPESTPVRGYDFNRGVDYRALLAACGTTGFQATNFGLAVQQVKAMIEKKLEPLSEDEDQHADLTQSRRPLTGCTIFLGYTSNLISSGIRETIRYLVQHNMVDVLVTTAGGVEEDLIKCLAPTYLGEFSLRGKELRENGINRIGNLLVPNDNYCKFEDWLMPILDQMVLEQNTEGVKWTPSKMIARLGKEINNPESVYYWAQKNHIPVLSPALTDGSLGDMIFFHSYKNPGLALDIVEDLRLMNTQAIFAKRSGMIILGGGLVKHHIANANLMVPDRMRRSHGERSGWTHSLSRCMLMPPWSSLCLWRKPLPRRQMPSCRRRMRTEQQVSQGDLAHLYLLV, encoded by the exons ATGGAGGGCGCCTCGGAGGAGGTGCCCGGGGCGGCGCTGGCCGCCGTGCTGAAGCGCAGCTCAGTGATGCCTCCCGAGAGTACCCCGGTCCGGGGCTATGACTTCAACCGCGGCGTGGACTACCGCGCGCTCCTGGCGGCCTGCGGCACCACCGGCTTCCAGGCCACCAACTTCGGGCTCGCGGTGCAGCAAGTCAAAGCCATG ATCGAGAAGAAGCTGGAGCCGCTGTCAGAGGACGAGGACCAGCATGCGGACCTGACCCAGAGCCGCCGCCCGCTCACCGGCTGCACCATCTTCCTGGGATACACGTCCAACCTCATCAGCTCCGGCATCCGCGAGACCATCCGCTACCTGGTGCAGCACAACATG GTGGATGTTCTGGTCACCACAGCTGGGGGCGTGGAAGAAGATCTCATTAAATGCCTGGCACCCACGTACCTGGGCGAGTTTAGCCTCAGGGGGAAGGAACTCCGAGAGAATGGGATCAACAG GATTGGGAATCTCTTGGTGCCCAATGACAATTACTGCAAGTTTGAAGACTGGCTGATGCCCATTCTGGACCAGATGGTGCTGGAGCAGAACACAGAG GGTGTGAAGTGGACACCCTCTAAGATGATTGCCCGGCTCGGCAAGGAGATCAACAATCCTGAGTCGGTGTATTACTGGGCCCAGAAG aacCACATCCCTGTGTTGAGCCCGGCGCTCACGGATGGCTCGCTGGGCGACATGATCTTCTTCCATTCCTACAAGAACCCTGGCCTGGCCTTGGACATTGTTGAGG acctgaggctcatgaacacacaggccaTCTTCGCCAAGCGCTCTGGAATGATCATCCTGGGCGGGGGCCTGGTGAAGCACCACATCGCCAACGCCAACCTCATG GTGCCCGACCGGATGAGGCGGTCTCATGGGGAAAGATCCGGGTGGACGCACAGCCTGTCAAG GTGTATGCTGATGCCTCCCTGGTCTTCCCTCTGCTTGTGGCGGAAACCTTTGCCCAGAAGGCAGATGCCTTCATGCCGGAGAAGAATGAGGACTGAACAGCAAGTGTCCCAGGGAGATCTCGCCCACCTCTATTTATTAGTGTGA
- the DHPS gene encoding deoxyhypusine synthase isoform X1: MEGASEEVPGAALAAVLKRSSVMPPESTPVRGYDFNRGVDYRALLAACGTTGFQATNFGLAVQQVKAMIEKKLEPLSEDEDQHADLTQSRRPLTGCTIFLGYTSNLISSGIRETIRYLVQHNMVDVLVTTAGGVEEDLIKCLAPTYLGEFSLRGKELRENGINRIGNLLVPNDNYCKFEDWLMPILDQMVLEQNTEGVKWTPSKMIARLGKEINNPESVYYWAQKNHIPVLSPALTDGSLGDMIFFHSYKNPGLALDIVEDLRLMNTQAIFAKRSGMIILGGGLVKHHIANANLMRNGADYAVYINTAQEFDGSDSGARPDEAVSWGKIRVDAQPVKVYADASLVFPLLVAETFAQKADAFMPEKNED, encoded by the exons ATGGAGGGCGCCTCGGAGGAGGTGCCCGGGGCGGCGCTGGCCGCCGTGCTGAAGCGCAGCTCAGTGATGCCTCCCGAGAGTACCCCGGTCCGGGGCTATGACTTCAACCGCGGCGTGGACTACCGCGCGCTCCTGGCGGCCTGCGGCACCACCGGCTTCCAGGCCACCAACTTCGGGCTCGCGGTGCAGCAAGTCAAAGCCATG ATCGAGAAGAAGCTGGAGCCGCTGTCAGAGGACGAGGACCAGCATGCGGACCTGACCCAGAGCCGCCGCCCGCTCACCGGCTGCACCATCTTCCTGGGATACACGTCCAACCTCATCAGCTCCGGCATCCGCGAGACCATCCGCTACCTGGTGCAGCACAACATG GTGGATGTTCTGGTCACCACAGCTGGGGGCGTGGAAGAAGATCTCATTAAATGCCTGGCACCCACGTACCTGGGCGAGTTTAGCCTCAGGGGGAAGGAACTCCGAGAGAATGGGATCAACAG GATTGGGAATCTCTTGGTGCCCAATGACAATTACTGCAAGTTTGAAGACTGGCTGATGCCCATTCTGGACCAGATGGTGCTGGAGCAGAACACAGAG GGTGTGAAGTGGACACCCTCTAAGATGATTGCCCGGCTCGGCAAGGAGATCAACAATCCTGAGTCGGTGTATTACTGGGCCCAGAAG aacCACATCCCTGTGTTGAGCCCGGCGCTCACGGATGGCTCGCTGGGCGACATGATCTTCTTCCATTCCTACAAGAACCCTGGCCTGGCCTTGGACATTGTTGAGG acctgaggctcatgaacacacaggccaTCTTCGCCAAGCGCTCTGGAATGATCATCCTGGGCGGGGGCCTGGTGAAGCACCACATCGCCAACGCCAACCTCATG CGGAACGGGGCTGACTATGCGGTCTACATCAACACGGCCCAGGAGTTCGATGGCTCTGATTCAGGTGCCCGACCGGATGAGGCGGTCTCATGGGGAAAGATCCGGGTGGACGCACAGCCTGTCAAG GTGTATGCTGATGCCTCCCTGGTCTTCCCTCTGCTTGTGGCGGAAACCTTTGCCCAGAAGGCAGATGCCTTCATGCCGGAGAAGAATGAGGACTGA
- the GNG14 gene encoding guanine nucleotide-binding protein G(I)/G(S)/G(O) subunit gamma-14 isoform X2, whose protein sequence is MPAACGPVRRGRLFSLNAVSGGHTASGCVGFCPSMSGKVAIGSDIGQARRAVEQLRMEAGIDRVKVSKAAADLLQFCTEQAKSDPFLVGIPAATNPFKEKKPCTIL, encoded by the exons ATGCCTGCTGCCTGCGGTCCGGTGCGGAGGGGGCGCCTTTTCTCACTCAATGCAGTCTCTGGAGGCCACACTGCGTCAGGCTGTGTTGGGTTCTGCCCTTCG ATGTCTGGCAAGGTGGCCATTGGCAGTGACATTGGGCAGGCCCGCCGGGCTGTGGAGCAGCTTCGGATGGAAGCGGGCATCGACCGTGTGAAG GTGTCCAAGGCGGCTGCCGACCTGCTGCAGTTCTGCACAGAGCAGGCCAAGAGCGACCCCTTCCTGGTGGGCATCCCAGCAGCCACCAACCCCTTCAAGGAGAAGAAGCCCTGCACCATCTTATGA
- the GNG14 gene encoding guanine nucleotide-binding protein G(I)/G(S)/G(O) subunit gamma-14 isoform X1, protein MPAACGPVRRGRLFSLNAVSGGHTASGCVGFCPSMSGKVAIGSDIGQARRAVEQLRMEAGIDRVKVRPGAGSELTGAESTSELRGGQQVSSQVCLQVSKAAADLLQFCTEQAKSDPFLVGIPAATNPFKEKKPCTIL, encoded by the exons ATGCCTGCTGCCTGCGGTCCGGTGCGGAGGGGGCGCCTTTTCTCACTCAATGCAGTCTCTGGAGGCCACACTGCGTCAGGCTGTGTTGGGTTCTGCCCTTCG ATGTCTGGCAAGGTGGCCATTGGCAGTGACATTGGGCAGGCCCGCCGGGCTGTGGAGCAGCTTCGGATGGAAGCGGGCATCGACCGTGTGAAGGTGAGGCCTGGGGCGGGATCAGAGCTGACAGGGGCGGAGAGCACCTCTGAGCTGAGGGGGGGGCAGCAGGTGAGCAGCCAGGTCTGTCTGCAGGTGTCCAAGGCGGCTGCCGACCTGCTGCAGTTCTGCACAGAGCAGGCCAAGAGCGACCCCTTCCTGGTGGGCATCCCAGCAGCCACCAACCCCTTCAAGGAGAAGAAGCCCTGCACCATCTTATGA